The nucleotide sequence GGGGCAATCAGCAGCGCGGTCAGCAAGGGCAGCAGGGATTTGGCATTCATGGTTTGGGGTTTTCCAGCACGTCTACATATTACCTAGTGGGGATGATGTAGGCAGTTATGCAGTGGATGCTATGAAGCGCAACAAGAAGGAGTTTGAGCGATCTGGGATCGACTAACGCTTTATAGATACACATCACGGTATACGGGCGATCGCGTCCCCTGATCGTCTAAGAATCAAGTGTTTCAGGATTTTTGCTAGACTTCTTCTGTTCCGACGATAAGCGACGCTCCACCTTTTTCACATCTTCTTCTGGCGGCAATGATTCAGGACGAATGCCCCGTTCTAGTAACGTCTGGCGAACCGCGTCATTATTGATAACGTGCTCCGCTGAAATCTCTTGCTCGGTTCCTAATTGATTTTCGCGGGAATTAAAAATCGTAATTTCCGTGGCAAAATCCTTAGCTTTCAGAATGATAGTGGGTGCAAAATCAGCCAGGGGCCGCTTCTCCGGTACATTCCATTGCGCCTTCATCGCCTTGGTTGATTTGCCAAACAACGCTTGATCACCTTTGCTGCGAATTAACCCAAAATTGCGATCGCTGCCCGTCTGCTCAAAAATCACTTTCGACAGCTCTTTTTCGGTCTCCGTCAGCTTTCGGCGTGCGGATACTCGCTCGGCTTCAAGTAAGCGTTGCTCAATCATCTCCGCTTTGCGGGTTTGCATTGCGAAGTAGGTCTGGGCAAACGCAATTTCCTGCTTTTTCGGATCACCATTCTGAGCAATCAGGTAACAGGCGTAGCGCGTCAGCATAATGTCATCAATCTGGCGCTGGCTGCCTGAGCCAAGTTCGACCATTTTCCTGACGTCAGCAAAATGGTCATCGATGTCATGCCCAGACACCTCACAGGACGTTTTTGCTTTCGATATAACATTCAGAAAGTTGTCCCATTTTGAATATCCCAGCAGATGCTGGAGATCACGAGCTAGCCAATACTCGATGCTATTCTCTGTTTTCTGAGCATGGGCTTCAAAGGTAACGGTC is from Candidatus Obscuribacterales bacterium and encodes:
- the dinD gene encoding DNA damage-inducible protein D — translated: MQSDAINTLTVTFEAHAQKTENSIEYWLARDLQHLLGYSKWDNFLNVISKAKTSCEVSGHDIDDHFADVRKMVELGSGSQRQIDDIMLTRYACYLIAQNGDPKKQEIAFAQTYFAMQTRKAEMIEQRLLEAERVSARRKLTETEKELSKVIFEQTGSDRNFGLIRSKGDQALFGKSTKAMKAQWNVPEKRPLADFAPTIILKAKDFATEITIFNSRENQLGTEQEISAEHVINNDAVRQTLLERGIRPESLPPEEDVKKVERRLSSEQKKSSKNPETLDS